CGACGCGACCGCGCTCGGGCAGGAGGCCTGGACCCCGCGCGAGCGGGCCGACCGGTTCGCCGAGTTCGTGCCGTTGCTCGACCGGCTGCTGACCGACGAAGCGGTGACGCACGAGGGCACCTTCTACTCCGCTGACCAGGCCCGCAACATTCCCGGCTGCGTCCAGCGGCCCCGGCTGCCGTTCGCGGTGGCCGCGACCGGACCGCGCGGGCTGAAGCTGACCGCCCGGCACGGCCAGGCCTGGGTGACCACGGGCGACCCGAAGCTGTTCGAGGCGGGCACCCCGGAGCAGTCGGTCGAGGCGCTCCGCGGCCAGATCGAGAAGCTGGGCAAGGCGTGCGCCGAGATCGGCCGTGACCCGGAGACGGTCGGGAAGATCCTGCTGACCGGGTTCACCCCGGAGGCGAACACGATGCTGCGCTCGCTCGACGCGTTCGTCGACTTCGTCGGACGCCACAGCGAGCTGGGCTTCAGTGAGCTGGTGATCCACGCGCCGATCCCGGACTCGGACTTCGCCGCTGACCAGGACGTGTTCGAGAAGATCGCCACCGAGGGACTCGCGCAGCTGGCGTGACGCGGGCCGGGGCAGGGCGGTTCGCCGCCCTGCCCCGACCGTGCTCAGGCGGTCAGCCGGCTCAGCGCCTTCTCGGCCTGGGGCAGCAGCCAGTCGGGCGCCGCCCCTTGGGGCAGGGCGCGCAGCTCCTCGACGAAGGCCGTCAGCCGGGCCGTGGCACGGTCCGTGCGGCCCAGCTCCCGGTCGGTTCCGGTGGCGGCCCGCAGGCACAGGAACCGCTCCGAGACGCGCCCTGGGTCCGGTCGCGCACCGTCAGCCAGGCCAGCGAGCGCAGTATCCGGACCTCGGACACCGGGTCTTCGCCGATCGCCCGGCGCAGTTCCAGTGCCCGTTCGTAGGCGGCGACCCGCGTCCGCCGGCCGGTCGGCGAGGGACAGGGCGCCGGCCGCCGAGTGCGCGAGGTGCGCGTGGGGCCGGGGATCCTCCCAGCCCTTGGTGACATCGGCGGCCAGCAGGTACTGCTCGGCCGCCCCCGCCGGGTCGTGCAGATCGGCCAGCAGGTCACCGAGGAGTTCCCGGGCCTGTACCTCCGGGTGCTCCCCGTGCCCCGCGAGGTCCGCGAGCGCGGACTGGAGCACCTCCACCGCTTCGGCCGTGCGCTGGCCCGCCGCGTAGGCGCGGGCGAGCAGCAGCCGGGCCCGCGCCCCGCCCGCCTCGGTGAGGCCGGCCAGATCGAACCAGTGCGCGCTGTCCAGGGCGAGCCGGGCCGCCTCCGCCACGGCCTCCCCGTCCCCGTTCGCGTCCCCGTTCGCGTCCCCGTTCGCGCCTCCGCACAGCAGGAGCCAGGGGCTACGGCAGGCGCAGGAATTCCGGCGGTACGGAGTCCACCAGCCACACGCCGTTCGCGCTGATCCGGAACACGTGCCCGGCCGCCCGCATCGCGCCCGCGTCCACGCTGAGCACGACCGGTCGGCCGCGCCGCGCGCCCACCCGGGTGGCGGTCTCCCGGTCGGGGGACAGGTGGACGTGGTGGCGCCGCATGGGGCGCAGGCCCTCGGCGCGGATCGCGCCGAGGGCGGCGGCGACGGTGCCGTGGTAGAGGTACGCGGGCGGTTCGGCCTCGGGGAGGTCCAGGTCGACGTCGACGGTGTGGCCCTGATTGGCCCGGATGCGGGTGCCGGCCACGGCGAAGCGCTGTTTGTCGTTGGCGGCGACGACGTGGTCGAGTTCGGCCCGGGTGATGGGGAAGCGGTGGTCCGCGGCCGCGC
This is a stretch of genomic DNA from Streptomyces sp. NBC_00536. It encodes these proteins:
- a CDS encoding LLM class flavin-dependent oxidoreductase; translated protein: MSLRLSTVILPVRRWHEGGRDQWLRAEELGFHTAYTYDHLSWRTFRDGPWFGAVPTLTAAAAATERMRLGTLVTSPNFRHPVTLAKDLMSLDDISGGRITLGIGAGGNGFDATALGQEAWTPRERADRFAEFVPLLDRLLTDEAVTHEGTFYSADQARNIPGCVQRPRLPFAVAATGPRGLKLTARHGQAWVTTGDPKLFEAGTPEQSVEALRGQIEKLGKACAEIGRDPETVGKILLTGFTPEANTMLRSLDAFVDFVGRHSELGFSELVIHAPIPDSDFAADQDVFEKIATEGLAQLA
- a CDS encoding RNA 2'-phosphotransferase, with protein sequence MDEKRTVKVSKYVSKHLRHQPERIGLVLDAHGWVEIDDLLRAAADHRFPITRAELDHVVAANDKQRFAVAGTRIRANQGHTVDVDLDLPEAEPPAYLYHGTVAAALGAIRAEGLRPMRRHHVHLSPDRETATRVGARRGRPVVLSVDAGAMRAAGHVFRISANGVWLVDSVPPEFLRLP